From Gimesia panareensis, the proteins below share one genomic window:
- a CDS encoding topoisomerase II: protein MHKNLGGVIHAAEAYSKAMVLQRLGISQRFWDKLLDQGLPYTIVGHTRWVTGQNLILHLEKNSHTKADEAE, encoded by the coding sequence ATGCATAAAAATCTTGGGGGAGTCATTCACGCGGCAGAGGCCTATAGCAAGGCGATGGTGTTACAACGTCTCGGGATCTCCCAGCGGTTCTGGGACAAGTTGCTTGATCAAGGGCTCCCTTACACTATTGTTGGACACACGCGATGGGTGACGGGGCAGAATCTGATTTTGCATTTGGAAAAAAATTCCCACACTAAAGCCGATGAGGCAGAATAG
- a CDS encoding golvesin C-terminal-like domain-containing protein, translating to FDITMDSTAFGDRSGLFSFDTDDVDEATFNLLLHGQVSNVVIIDNGDADFSATAGFETYTTGVNLGASGYEDDIAGAIPNQPGNTPAPAGTDTATWTFSGLADGFYQVSTTWPALYNRAADAPFSLDGGAGAFALEVDQTLVPSSFAEDGTAWFDLNTSFEVVGGVLTVTLTNDADSAPRDHFD from the coding sequence TTTGACATCACCATGGACTCGACCGCCTTCGGCGACCGGTCCGGTCTGTTCTCGTTCGACACCGACGACGTGGACGAAGCGACCTTCAACCTGCTGCTGCACGGTCAGGTCTCCAACGTGGTGATCATCGACAACGGCGACGCCGACTTCTCGGCGACCGCCGGCTTCGAAACCTATACGACGGGCGTCAACCTGGGTGCCTCCGGCTACGAAGACGATATCGCCGGTGCGATTCCGAATCAGCCGGGCAATACCCCCGCGCCGGCCGGCACGGATACGGCGACCTGGACCTTCAGCGGTCTGGCCGACGGTTTCTACCAGGTCTCCACGACCTGGCCCGCCCTGTACAACCGGGCTGCGGACGCACCGTTCTCCCTGGACGGCGGAGCCGGGGCCTTCGCTCTCGAGGTGGACCAGACGCTGGTCCCCTCCAGCTTCGCTGAAGACGGCACGGCCTGGTTCGACCTGAATACCTCCTTCGAGGTGGTCGGGGGTGTGCTGACGGTGACGCTGACCAACGACGCCGACAGTGCCCCGCGGGACCACTTCGAT
- a CDS encoding replication-relaxation family protein, producing the protein MRLQWFWCTVTSVSTRQPRADRLNHWIAMNKTRTVIEQGIALQSEVKLDRWINEWETVNKTDHVKEQFYLQTKLNEQPPLSCSPDAGFVLSLLGHKKVFYLEQDLGTSSPKQIAARKTKGYAELANRRLHRKHFPETTLDVFSVLFVTTNAYRCKTTAEKLKTRPRPDLWLCIEQQELTPEAFLHEPITLNCQGERAPLVKPLETEIETP; encoded by the coding sequence CTGCGCCTACAATGGTTCTGGTGTACGGTTACGTCTGTCAGTACGCGCCAGCCCCGCGCTGATCGCTTAAACCATTGGATTGCGATGAACAAGACGCGGACAGTGATTGAACAGGGGATTGCATTACAGAGTGAAGTCAAACTCGATCGCTGGATCAACGAATGGGAGACTGTCAACAAAACTGACCACGTCAAAGAGCAGTTTTATTTACAGACCAAACTCAATGAGCAACCTCCCTTATCCTGTTCTCCTGATGCCGGTTTCGTGCTCTCATTACTGGGACATAAGAAAGTCTTTTACCTGGAACAGGATCTGGGAACCAGCTCACCGAAACAGATCGCGGCCCGGAAAACGAAAGGGTACGCGGAACTGGCCAATCGCAGGCTGCATCGCAAGCATTTTCCGGAAACCACACTGGATGTTTTCAGTGTTTTGTTTGTTACTACCAATGCATATCGCTGTAAAACAACGGCAGAGAAACTCAAGACACGTCCACGACCCGATTTATGGCTCTGCATCGAACAACAGGAATTGACGCCGGAAGCATTTTTACACGAACCGATTACACTGAATTGTCAGGGGGAGCGGGCGCCGCTGGTCAAACCCCTGGAAACAGAAATAGAAACCCCATGA
- a CDS encoding tyrosine-type recombinase/integrase gives MPRNPEIGNIQIYPNRPLKEKDKNGYVLKFYCPLHQKRIRKNCGTRDRREARRIMRECRERLLNGRYIESGGVITEELEIQTRAPTPSVMQGSAEQVSDMRWQDCFEHYYEHCKTRMRSKSLETAMGRIQIASRIFENYRKKQKLPENANIEEYTTLTALEYLQDRLLAGEEGVYDYRALTTVNTMVGSVMAFVRYCHRHGWISQIPPVTKLSVDEVMKGRPITGDEFEQMLEVTPEVVGKNSAESWRYVLQIIWESAFRIGDVMNFSWDDERKIHPVWPQRKDLHPTLIIPSSQKNGKTQEIPMLPGLQKILDQIPQSERHGWVVNPQSMEYQIKADSKWFRPTNTDLQELAKEYNNSAIARACRVSETTVRKWLSRAKIKRMDEFNRHQGEIDSKSIAKLRKRAEIQSSRQAQRKEQRLTAKRVSRIISMIGEQARIVVQQPDEEAGRRLKYASAHDLRRGCAHRLINAGVSAETLKIILRHKDFATTEKFYGATKAAQAAAGEVHEKLAGDSSKQDSEDGISQFSAEELKKLRSLLNSI, from the coding sequence ATGCCTCGCAATCCCGAAATCGGTAACATCCAGATCTACCCAAATCGGCCTCTCAAAGAGAAAGACAAGAACGGGTATGTCTTGAAATTCTATTGTCCGCTGCATCAGAAACGGATCCGGAAAAACTGTGGTACCCGCGATCGGCGTGAAGCCCGTCGGATCATGCGTGAATGCCGGGAACGTTTATTGAACGGACGTTATATCGAATCGGGTGGGGTGATAACGGAAGAGCTAGAGATCCAGACACGCGCTCCTACACCGTCAGTAATGCAAGGAAGTGCGGAACAGGTGAGTGACATGCGGTGGCAGGACTGCTTTGAGCATTATTATGAACACTGTAAGACACGGATGCGATCTAAGTCTCTGGAAACCGCTATGGGGCGGATTCAAATCGCCAGCCGGATCTTTGAAAATTACCGGAAGAAACAGAAACTACCTGAGAACGCCAATATCGAAGAATATACCACTCTGACTGCTTTGGAATACTTACAGGACCGACTGCTGGCCGGTGAAGAGGGCGTTTATGACTATCGGGCTCTCACTACCGTCAATACGATGGTGGGATCTGTCATGGCATTTGTACGATACTGCCATCGACACGGTTGGATCAGCCAGATTCCTCCGGTTACCAAACTGAGCGTGGATGAGGTGATGAAAGGGCGGCCGATCACCGGTGACGAATTTGAGCAAATGCTTGAGGTCACACCTGAAGTCGTAGGAAAGAATTCGGCCGAATCCTGGCGTTACGTTTTACAGATCATCTGGGAGAGCGCCTTTCGCATTGGCGATGTGATGAATTTTTCATGGGATGATGAGCGAAAGATACATCCTGTTTGGCCACAGCGGAAAGATTTGCATCCAACTTTGATTATTCCCTCTTCACAGAAAAATGGGAAAACTCAAGAAATCCCCATGCTTCCCGGTCTGCAAAAAATTCTGGACCAGATTCCTCAATCGGAACGACATGGATGGGTCGTGAACCCACAATCGATGGAGTATCAGATCAAAGCGGACAGTAAATGGTTCAGACCAACGAATACGGATCTTCAGGAATTGGCAAAGGAATATAATAACTCTGCGATTGCCAGGGCCTGTCGTGTTTCCGAGACAACGGTCAGGAAATGGCTTTCAAGAGCTAAAATTAAACGGATGGATGAATTTAATCGTCACCAGGGAGAGATTGATTCCAAGTCGATTGCAAAGCTCAGAAAGAGAGCAGAAATACAGTCCAGTAGGCAGGCTCAGCGAAAAGAGCAAAGGCTGACAGCCAAGCGAGTCAGTCGCATTATTTCGATGATTGGAGAGCAAGCCCGGATTGTCGTTCAACAACCTGATGAAGAGGCTGGTCGCCGGCTAAAATATGCTTCAGCCCATGATTTGAGACGTGGTTGTGCTCACCGATTAATAAATGCTGGGGTTTCTGCAGAAACCCTCAAAATTATTTTGCGGCACAAAGATTTTGCAACGACTGAGAAATTTTATGGGGCAACTAAAGCTGCCCAGGCAGCGGCAGGGGAAGTTCATGAAAAGCTAGCAGGGGATTCATCAAAACAG
- a CDS encoding choice-of-anchor D domain-containing protein, with protein sequence GTIWQELGNFQVTAGGTLTVTITDDGADGDLAADAMRLELIPPGLTAPEIDVQAGATALTSGVSNVDLGTAFFDETLSQTFTITNTGTNTLNLGAISLPGSGEYTVSSPLGTTNLAAGHSTTFEISFSSTGVAGPVGGVVSIVTNDSDENPFTFNIAAEMTDVLIIDDGDAAYNSVGNWDTQIFDSRYFQDDGQTLNFGQSGTATWDFTGLAAGTYTVSATWYGYPSPSSYAEFNVSGVGPVVIDQQVAPNDFTADGADWEILSAAVVVGGGGSITVTLSDSGPVDGALIADAIRIQRTGPLLAAAGASSTSAPSITQSDLDSVVDAALSYWESAGLSDAQLELLQSVNFVLADLPDAMLGGAAGTTVLIDVNAAGYGWFVDGTPLDSSEFTLIDGSLLAGSGSAAFGQMDLLTVVMHELGHTLGLEDLATDGTLMSDSLDVSERRLPTEDDLDAFFSAISGGDNPLLD encoded by the coding sequence GGTACGATCTGGCAGGAACTGGGTAACTTCCAGGTGACTGCCGGGGGCACGCTGACGGTGACAATCACCGATGACGGTGCCGACGGCGATCTGGCGGCCGATGCGATGCGGCTGGAACTGATTCCGCCCGGACTGACGGCTCCGGAAATCGACGTACAGGCCGGGGCGACTGCTCTGACCAGCGGCGTGAGCAACGTCGATCTGGGCACCGCCTTCTTCGACGAGACCCTGTCGCAGACCTTCACGATTACGAACACCGGGACCAACACGCTGAACCTGGGGGCGATCAGCCTGCCGGGATCGGGCGAATACACGGTCTCGTCTCCGCTGGGGACGACGAACCTGGCCGCCGGTCACTCGACGACGTTCGAGATCTCCTTCAGCAGTACCGGGGTCGCCGGTCCTGTCGGCGGGGTCGTCTCAATCGTCACCAATGACTCGGACGAGAACCCGTTCACGTTCAACATCGCGGCTGAAATGACCGACGTGCTGATCATCGATGACGGCGATGCCGCCTACAACAGTGTGGGGAACTGGGATACCCAGATCTTCGATTCCCGCTACTTCCAGGATGACGGCCAGACACTGAACTTCGGTCAGAGCGGTACGGCAACCTGGGACTTCACGGGCCTGGCAGCCGGGACCTACACGGTCTCAGCCACCTGGTACGGTTACCCGAGCCCATCCTCGTATGCTGAATTCAACGTCTCCGGTGTAGGACCGGTGGTGATCGACCAGCAGGTCGCCCCGAACGACTTCACCGCCGACGGTGCCGACTGGGAGATCCTGAGCGCGGCTGTGGTCGTGGGCGGCGGTGGTTCAATCACCGTCACCCTGAGTGACAGCGGCCCGGTTGACGGGGCACTCATCGCCGATGCGATCCGCATCCAGCGGACCGGCCCGCTGCTGGCGGCCGCCGGTGCGAGCAGCACCTCAGCTCCGTCGATCACGCAGTCCGACCTGGACTCGGTCGTGGATGCGGCCCTGAGTTACTGGGAATCCGCGGGTCTGAGCGACGCCCAACTGGAACTGCTGCAGTCGGTGAACTTCGTGCTCGCCGATCTGCCGGATGCGATGCTCGGTGGTGCTGCAGGCACGACGGTCCTGATCGATGTGAACGCCGCCGGTTACGGCTGGTTCGTGGACGGCACGCCGCTGGACAGCAGCGAGTTCACGCTGATTGACGGCAGTCTGCTGGCCGGCTCGGGCAGTGCGGCCTTCGGCCAGATGGATCTGCTGACCGTCGTGATGCACGAACTGGGTCACACGCTGGGTCTGGAAGACCTGGCAACCGACGGCACGCTGATGAGCGATTCCCTGGACGTCTCCGAACGGCGGCTGCCGACGGAAGACGACCTCGACGCCTTCTTCAGCGCCATCTCAGGCGGAGACAACCCGCTGCTGGACTAA